A part of Fervidobacterium thailandense genomic DNA contains:
- a CDS encoding amino acid ABC transporter substrate-binding protein translates to MILLLIILMVLTTWLWYEYGSRYVGYLYDLNTQSRELIDAEIPSLKIIAESVETDPPKALARFARKGVKVIVGPPTSGKASLFLPYLKKFNMVAISGTISSSRVLQSGYVFSMTPSNDYMISMIERFLEQLGVKNLLIVLDPLNAEYSEEYLALGKKFAVKSVRYYNEKSLAKVDLEGVDMAILTLNSRDAAQVSKLLRLKKPDIKLLGTDSTVNNDLINFGGSSVEGMLVIYPHKIEQEPEQELIEDCFRILENHRFLVPEQFRRFIQSHVISSRGYNVYFSGNSVVRPIYLYVVRNGRFEVVGTWRE, encoded by the coding sequence TTGATTCTGCTTTTGATCATCTTGATGGTTTTAACAACGTGGTTGTGGTACGAGTACGGTTCGCGGTACGTTGGTTACCTCTACGACCTGAACACCCAGTCGAGGGAGCTGATTGACGCAGAAATCCCGTCTTTAAAGATCATAGCGGAGAGTGTCGAGACGGATCCTCCAAAGGCGCTCGCACGTTTTGCGCGCAAAGGTGTTAAGGTAATCGTTGGTCCACCGACCTCGGGAAAAGCCAGCCTGTTTTTGCCTTATCTAAAGAAATTCAACATGGTCGCGATTTCTGGAACTATTTCATCTTCGAGAGTACTTCAATCTGGTTACGTTTTTTCGATGACTCCGTCGAACGACTACATGATTTCGATGATCGAACGTTTTCTTGAACAGTTGGGTGTGAAAAATTTGTTAATAGTTTTGGATCCGTTGAATGCTGAATACAGTGAGGAGTATCTGGCTTTGGGCAAAAAATTTGCCGTTAAATCCGTGAGATACTACAACGAAAAAAGCTTGGCGAAGGTAGATCTGGAAGGAGTGGATATGGCAATTCTGACGCTTAATTCCAGGGATGCAGCGCAGGTTTCAAAATTGCTGCGGCTGAAGAAACCGGACATAAAGCTGCTTGGGACGGATTCTACTGTGAACAATGACCTAATAAACTTTGGTGGAAGTAGTGTAGAAGGTATGTTAGTTATATATCCGCATAAGATAGAACAGGAGCCAGAACAGGAACTTATCGAGGATTGTTTTAGAATACTGGAGAATCATCGTTTCCTTGTACCTGAGCAGTTCCGGCGGTTCATTCAGTCGCACGTTATAAGCTCGAGAGGTTACAACGTCTACTTTTCTGGAAACTCCGTCGTGAGGCCTATTTATCTGTACGTGGTAAGGAATGGAAGATTTGAGGTGGTCGGAACGTGGAGAGAATAA
- a CDS encoding tetratricopeptide repeat protein: MERITKFGNVDSTQKRVSVGLYTFLLVLATLFAILFLVSYSQGIILRKRVERYGKVLKAYELYLRGDSEFETFVKENELKEVSWLLPKFNLFAVRKSLDEAKAAFERGNFADVVSTLSKVKDVDSPWNDEVFYLLGTAHARIGQTEQAKFYLTYFVNGFEGSIYRKSALTLLRDLSEGEDKKKIEDILKKLQ, encoded by the coding sequence GTGGAGAGAATAACGAAGTTTGGGAATGTGGATTCCACTCAAAAACGAGTCAGTGTTGGACTTTACACCTTTCTGTTGGTATTGGCTACGCTATTTGCTATCCTTTTTTTGGTTTCGTACTCGCAGGGGATCATTCTGAGGAAACGCGTTGAACGTTACGGGAAGGTCCTAAAGGCCTACGAGTTGTATCTTAGGGGGGATTCTGAGTTCGAAACTTTCGTTAAGGAAAACGAATTGAAAGAAGTGAGCTGGCTCCTACCGAAGTTCAATTTGTTTGCGGTGAGAAAAAGTCTGGACGAGGCGAAAGCTGCCTTTGAGAGGGGAAATTTTGCCGATGTGGTTAGCACTCTCAGTAAGGTGAAAGACGTCGACTCTCCCTGGAATGACGAGGTTTTTTATCTCCTTGGGACGGCGCACGCAAGGATAGGTCAAACCGAACAGGCGAAATTTTACCTGACTTATTTCGTGAACGGTTTTGAAGGATCGATTTATCGAAAGAGTGCGTTAACGTTGCTTCGCGACCTGTCCGAGGGAGAGGATAAAAAGAAAATAGAGGATATTCTCAAGAAGTTACAGTAA
- the folE2 gene encoding GTP cyclohydrolase FolE2 translates to MRDVQSEPDHRNVYLHRVGVKGVSYPIVVLDRTNGVQRTVASVNMYVDLPENFRGTHMSRFIEVLNEYHLEVNPKKIKDMLGRLKEVLNAKRAVLEVSFPYFILKKAPVSQTESFLKYDCAFEAEIFDSQFHFETIVEVPIHTLCPCSKEISERGAHNQRAVCKVTYVSSEMVWIEEIIEIVESSASAPIFTLLKRVDEKFVTEHAYDNPKFVEDVARDVALRLKEHGKIKWYRVEVESFESIHLHNAYACVVSDEVF, encoded by the coding sequence ATCAGAGACGTTCAAAGCGAGCCCGATCACAGAAATGTGTATCTGCACCGGGTGGGAGTCAAGGGTGTAAGTTATCCAATTGTTGTGCTCGATCGCACGAACGGTGTGCAGCGAACGGTCGCATCGGTAAACATGTACGTTGACCTTCCGGAAAACTTCCGTGGTACGCACATGAGTAGATTTATAGAAGTACTCAACGAGTATCATCTGGAAGTCAATCCTAAGAAGATTAAGGACATGCTGGGTAGATTGAAGGAAGTGTTGAACGCGAAACGGGCGGTTCTGGAGGTTAGTTTTCCGTATTTCATCCTAAAGAAAGCACCCGTGAGTCAGACGGAAAGCTTTTTGAAGTACGACTGTGCGTTTGAAGCCGAGATTTTCGACTCACAGTTTCACTTTGAAACCATCGTTGAGGTACCGATCCATACGCTTTGTCCATGTTCGAAGGAGATTAGCGAGAGAGGAGCTCATAATCAACGCGCGGTTTGTAAAGTTACCTACGTTTCGAGCGAAATGGTCTGGATTGAGGAAATAATTGAAATTGTGGAATCGAGTGCGAGCGCCCCTATATTCACTTTGCTCAAGCGTGTTGACGAAAAGTTCGTTACGGAGCACGCATACGATAATCCAAAGTTTGTTGAAGATGTTGCCCGAGATGTAGCGCTGAGGCTTAAGGAGCATGGTAAAATAAAGTGGTACCGCGTCGAAGTTGAGAGTTTCGAATCGATACATCTTCACAACGCGTACGCTTGTGTGGTTAGTGATGAGGTGTTTTAA
- a CDS encoding L7Ae/L30e/S12e/Gadd45 family ribosomal protein produces the protein MSFSELQVQKVLSLLGFAARSGKIAFGKDMLRDYITNPKLKRKVVLIATDAGERVKRDLKIRCEINRVPYFEFSNKSELARAVGKREISAIGVMEPNIVDGILDVLQNPQNERT, from the coding sequence TTGAGCTTTTCCGAACTACAAGTTCAAAAAGTGTTATCTTTGCTTGGATTTGCCGCAAGAAGTGGAAAAATAGCGTTTGGAAAGGATATGTTGAGAGACTACATTACCAATCCTAAATTGAAGAGAAAGGTTGTGTTGATCGCAACTGACGCTGGGGAGAGAGTTAAAAGGGACTTGAAAATCAGATGCGAGATAAATAGAGTGCCTTACTTTGAGTTTTCAAACAAGAGCGAGTTGGCACGTGCCGTTGGTAAACGTGAAATTTCAGCAATAGGTGTGATGGAACCGAACATCGTAGATGGGATTTTGGATGTGCTCCAAAATCCACAGAATGAAAGAACGTAG
- a CDS encoding ATP-binding protein has translation MGKLPTGISDFRELRERGCVYVDKTQYVYKMVEENKYVFISRPRRFGKSLTVSVLEYLFKGERGLFEGTWIFDKWDWQEFPVVRLDMNEVDSTSPENLTKSILLKLKRIAEEYGTSCVNGTVSDTFYYLVQDISRKSKKPVVLLIDEYEKPILDHISDKQSAHQMREILRQLYGRIKSLDGYLRFVFFTGITKYTKAGVFSTLNNLVDISFHEDFAQMFGYTLEEIVQYFPEYIDAACEKLGMSREYLLEQLEKYYGGFSFDGKHFVFNPFSVLLFFYEKNFANYWSETAQPSFLYNYLKGRDVRLEDILERKTISRMELMSQEIEETTVVSFLVQAGYLTFKRKVDANLYEVGFPNIDAGQAVAQMILELEYGLRQYELEDKGSELRKAIREERVEDMMRVIEELFGSMSYMSYAGMGRVCEVEKLEAHYSQLMYALLFGAGVKCEMEREVARGRVDIWFTNDGVGYVMELKVDKSAQEALEQIKERGYERLCGTRRCYLIGVNFNSKERKIEWAVEVRK, from the coding sequence ATGGGTAAGTTACCGACGGGTATATCGGACTTTCGGGAGTTACGGGAACGTGGATGTGTGTACGTGGACAAAACGCAGTATGTGTACAAGATGGTGGAGGAGAACAAGTACGTTTTCATCTCCCGACCGCGTAGGTTTGGGAAGAGCTTGACTGTGAGCGTGCTTGAATACTTGTTTAAGGGCGAGAGGGGATTGTTCGAAGGCACGTGGATATTTGACAAGTGGGATTGGCAGGAGTTCCCAGTTGTCAGGTTGGATATGAACGAGGTGGACTCCACTTCTCCAGAGAACTTGACAAAGTCAATCCTTCTAAAGTTAAAACGAATTGCCGAAGAATACGGAACCTCTTGTGTAAATGGGACTGTTTCGGACACGTTCTATTACCTTGTTCAGGATATTAGTCGAAAAAGCAAGAAACCCGTGGTTTTGCTTATAGACGAATACGAGAAGCCGATACTGGACCACATATCGGACAAGCAAAGTGCCCACCAGATGCGCGAGATTCTCCGGCAGCTGTACGGGAGAATCAAGAGCCTGGACGGTTACCTTCGCTTCGTTTTCTTCACCGGCATCACCAAGTACACGAAAGCCGGTGTTTTTTCCACACTCAACAACCTCGTTGATATTTCCTTTCACGAGGATTTTGCGCAGATGTTCGGGTACACTCTCGAGGAGATTGTTCAGTATTTTCCTGAGTACATCGATGCGGCTTGTGAGAAGTTAGGGATGAGCAGGGAATACCTACTTGAGCAACTTGAGAAGTACTACGGGGGATTTTCGTTCGATGGGAAGCATTTTGTGTTCAATCCGTTCAGTGTGCTGCTGTTTTTCTACGAGAAGAACTTTGCGAACTACTGGTCGGAGACGGCGCAGCCGAGTTTTCTGTACAACTATCTGAAGGGTCGTGATGTTCGTTTGGAGGACATACTCGAGAGGAAGACGATATCGAGGATGGAGTTGATGAGTCAGGAGATAGAGGAGACGACGGTGGTATCGTTTTTGGTGCAAGCTGGGTATTTGACGTTCAAAAGGAAGGTGGATGCGAACCTTTACGAGGTGGGATTTCCGAACATAGATGCCGGGCAAGCGGTCGCGCAGATGATTTTGGAGCTTGAGTATGGGCTGAGACAGTACGAGCTTGAGGACAAGGGAAGCGAATTGAGGAAAGCAATTCGTGAGGAGCGAGTGGAAGACATGATGAGGGTAATTGAGGAGTTGTTTGGGAGTATGAGTTACATGAGCTATGCGGGGATGGGGAGGGTGTGTGAAGTTGAGAAATTGGAAGCGCATTACAGTCAGTTGATGTACGCGTTGTTGTTTGGTGCGGGGGTTAAGTGCGAGATGGAGAGGGAAGTAGCGCGGGGGCGAGTGGACATATGGTTTACGAATGATGGGGTGGGTTATGTGATGGAGCTGAAGGTGGACAAGAGTGCCCAGGAGGCGCTGGAGCAGATAAAGGAAAGAGGGTATGAAAGGTTGTGTGGAACGAGGAGATGCTATCTGATCGGGGTGAATTTCAACAGTAAGGAAAGAAAAATCGAATGGGCGGTTGAAGTGAGGAAGTAA
- a CDS encoding GNAT family N-acetyltransferase — protein sequence MSQQEKILPLSEFSLIDFVELVNEIFRDYVVPINWNVLTFKMDARENSLSFSDSFVFLKSDRPVGFVLVGIRGRRARIDAMGVVENERGKGLAERILRHAMHHLKLKNVETILLEVAASDARAVKFYDKNGFRRVRDLYTMVLNTPSNVVSERINVSFIESESKAIYSMALGIEINQGRKPNWQREPISLLLADGRYHYVRIHYGGQDGYLVWGRNEDGSTFIVDCAGTSQDWSELLKLVVEYIVEQTHTNIISVVAVPEDDKLYQALRNVGFETVLVQHEMIRQL from the coding sequence ATGTCGCAGCAGGAAAAGATTCTACCACTTTCGGAGTTTTCTTTGATAGATTTTGTCGAGCTTGTGAATGAAATCTTCAGAGACTACGTTGTTCCCATCAACTGGAATGTTCTAACATTCAAGATGGACGCGCGGGAGAATTCACTTTCTTTTTCGGATTCATTTGTTTTTTTGAAAAGTGACCGGCCCGTCGGTTTTGTGCTCGTTGGTATACGTGGGCGGAGGGCACGTATAGACGCGATGGGAGTTGTGGAAAACGAGCGTGGAAAGGGATTAGCCGAACGCATCTTACGTCACGCGATGCACCACCTGAAGTTGAAGAATGTGGAGACCATATTACTCGAGGTTGCGGCGTCCGATGCGCGCGCGGTTAAGTTTTACGATAAAAATGGATTCAGACGTGTCAGGGATTTGTACACTATGGTTTTAAACACACCTTCGAACGTTGTCAGTGAAAGAATAAACGTTTCATTTATTGAGAGCGAATCCAAGGCGATCTATTCCATGGCACTTGGAATAGAGATCAATCAAGGAAGAAAACCTAACTGGCAGCGGGAACCGATATCCTTACTTCTTGCTGATGGACGGTACCACTACGTGAGGATCCATTACGGAGGACAGGATGGTTATCTTGTGTGGGGAAGAAACGAGGACGGTTCAACGTTCATAGTCGATTGTGCGGGGACTTCGCAAGATTGGAGTGAGTTACTCAAGCTGGTTGTGGAATACATTGTCGAGCAAACGCACACGAACATTATAAGTGTTGTGGCAGTTCCCGAGGACGACAAACTCTACCAGGCACTCAGAAACGTGGGATTTGAAACGGTGTTGGTTCAGCACGAGATGATAAGGCAATTATGA
- a CDS encoding TIGR04013 family B12-binding domain/radical SAM domain-containing protein, translating to MAFERIVFRSTKTNRYSVTALTAAILSRLSIEVLEAKSVDEILRLPATGTVVAYSFMSFDFDQVATEMDILSRSGYTVIAGGPHATANPHQVLEAGAHYVFLGDGEQNIVRFLSQGEHPEEKIFDGIGERVNLDDFPAVCEPKKLFMPVEISRGCPFNCGYCQTPRLAGKIVRHRSIDAIVEAQKIMVRNGKTVARFITPNAFGYGSKNGVTPQPEIIDELLFKVKAAGAKEIYFGTFPSDVRPESVTSEVLKVIKKYVNHDYIVIGAQSGSNRILKMIHRGHTVEQVEKALETLAENGFYAKVDFIFGFPFETKEDVEETFNFIERIVKKYGAKIHAHTFMPLPGTPLWNAGPGQLKDFHYKFLGRLAAQGILDGYWLKQQVLSQKVAKLATSGITKNTA from the coding sequence ATGGCCTTCGAAAGAATTGTTTTTCGTTCGACGAAAACGAACAGGTACAGTGTAACCGCTCTGACGGCCGCGATCTTATCGCGGTTAAGTATTGAAGTGCTGGAAGCGAAAAGTGTCGATGAAATCCTGCGCCTACCGGCGACAGGTACTGTTGTTGCTTACTCATTTATGAGCTTCGATTTCGATCAGGTAGCAACCGAGATGGATATCCTCAGTCGCAGTGGATACACAGTAATTGCAGGCGGGCCACACGCAACCGCGAATCCACATCAGGTTTTGGAAGCTGGAGCGCATTACGTGTTCCTTGGTGACGGTGAACAAAACATCGTCCGCTTTCTATCTCAAGGAGAACATCCTGAAGAAAAGATCTTCGACGGAATCGGAGAACGCGTCAATCTTGACGATTTTCCCGCCGTTTGCGAGCCAAAGAAACTTTTCATGCCCGTGGAAATATCGCGGGGTTGTCCTTTCAACTGTGGTTATTGTCAAACACCCAGGTTGGCAGGAAAAATCGTGCGGCACAGATCCATCGATGCGATAGTTGAAGCTCAGAAGATAATGGTCAGGAACGGAAAAACGGTGGCGAGGTTCATCACACCTAATGCGTTTGGATACGGCAGCAAAAACGGTGTGACACCACAACCCGAGATCATCGACGAACTCCTGTTCAAAGTCAAAGCTGCCGGGGCAAAAGAAATTTACTTTGGAACATTCCCCTCGGATGTCAGACCTGAGAGCGTCACATCCGAAGTGCTGAAAGTAATAAAAAAGTACGTCAACCACGACTACATAGTCATAGGTGCACAAAGCGGAAGCAATAGAATCCTGAAGATGATCCATCGCGGACACACCGTCGAGCAAGTCGAAAAGGCACTGGAAACATTGGCAGAAAACGGATTCTATGCCAAAGTCGACTTCATCTTCGGCTTCCCGTTCGAAACCAAAGAAGATGTCGAAGAAACGTTTAACTTCATCGAACGCATTGTAAAAAAATATGGCGCGAAAATCCACGCGCACACTTTCATGCCATTACCTGGGACCCCACTGTGGAACGCAGGTCCGGGACAGCTGAAGGACTTCCACTACAAATTTTTGGGGCGCCTCGCCGCACAAGGCATATTGGACGGCTACTGGCTCAAACAACAAGTACTCTCCCAGAAAGTCGCGAAACTTGCAACAAGTGGGATCACAAAAAATACAGCTTGA
- a CDS encoding DUF370 domain-containing protein, with protein MPNTEPVSKINDKVYIMRDRVVAVVPVSSTISRRMRASIQFGGKIVNLTYGRECKTIVFMNSGHSLLLAEPPLEVKKALWGE; from the coding sequence ATGCCGAACACAGAACCGGTGTCAAAAATAAACGACAAGGTCTACATCATGAGGGATCGTGTTGTAGCCGTTGTTCCAGTTAGTTCGACGATCTCACGCAGGATGAGGGCGAGTATACAGTTCGGAGGAAAGATAGTTAACCTCACCTACGGGCGTGAGTGCAAGACTATCGTCTTTATGAACAGTGGTCATTCGCTCCTGCTTGCCGAACCCCCTCTCGAAGTGAAAAAAGCTCTCTGGGGCGAATAA
- a CDS encoding DUF933 domain-containing protein, with product MKIGIVGLSQVGKTTIFSLLTGLEVDLFAQEHQRGTAKVHDPRVDTLAKMYEPKKVTYATLEFFDTPPLKINDKKERTQVFNALQSVEALMLVIRAFKNESVPTPEVEKPVDQLKATLDEFLFRDLDIITGRIERLENAKRKLEPKEETELKLLKRLVEVLENEELLSKLELTDDEKKLLGGFSLVTLKPIAVTVNLDEEQFQRKDYETKNEVLKICAKNNFAYVELCGKLEMELNALSEEERVEFLKEIGAEESGIQRLSRALYNQVGLISFFTVGKDEVRAWTLRKGATAVDAAGAIHSDLARGFIKAEVMKYDDLIRLGSEKAVKEAGLVKLVGKDYVVEDGDIITIRFNI from the coding sequence ATGAAAATCGGAATCGTTGGATTGTCCCAAGTCGGAAAGACGACGATATTCTCCTTGCTAACAGGCTTAGAAGTTGATCTCTTCGCTCAGGAACACCAACGGGGTACGGCAAAAGTGCACGATCCGAGGGTAGACACTTTAGCCAAAATGTACGAACCAAAGAAAGTAACCTACGCAACACTCGAGTTCTTCGATACACCTCCTCTCAAGATCAACGACAAAAAGGAAAGAACGCAGGTTTTCAACGCACTCCAAAGCGTTGAAGCGTTGATGCTCGTGATAAGGGCCTTCAAGAACGAAAGCGTACCGACTCCCGAAGTAGAAAAACCAGTAGACCAACTTAAGGCAACTCTCGATGAATTCCTCTTCAGAGACTTAGATATCATCACCGGTAGGATTGAACGTCTTGAAAACGCGAAACGCAAGCTTGAGCCGAAAGAAGAAACCGAGCTCAAATTACTCAAGAGACTTGTGGAAGTCCTGGAAAACGAGGAACTTTTATCCAAACTCGAGCTTACGGACGACGAAAAGAAACTTCTCGGTGGCTTCTCGCTTGTGACGTTGAAACCCATAGCCGTAACCGTGAATTTGGATGAGGAACAATTTCAGCGAAAAGACTACGAGACCAAGAACGAGGTTCTCAAAATCTGTGCGAAGAACAACTTCGCCTACGTTGAACTTTGCGGAAAACTCGAGATGGAGTTAAACGCACTAAGTGAAGAGGAACGTGTCGAATTCCTCAAAGAAATCGGGGCCGAAGAGAGCGGTATCCAGCGGCTCTCACGCGCACTTTACAACCAGGTCGGCCTGATCTCGTTCTTCACGGTAGGTAAAGACGAGGTACGCGCCTGGACGTTGAGGAAAGGTGCAACAGCAGTTGACGCAGCTGGAGCAATTCATTCGGATCTCGCACGAGGTTTCATAAAGGCAGAAGTGATGAAATACGACGACTTGATTAGGTTAGGTTCCGAGAAAGCTGTAAAAGAAGCTGGACTGGTTAAACTCGTTGGTAAGGATTACGTCGTTGAAGATGGTGATATAATCACAATAAGGTTCAACATATGA
- the truB gene encoding tRNA pseudouridine(55) synthase TruB has product MINFETLQQSCAKLDGILLVDKPKGITSHDVVEELRKITGIQQIGHAGTLDPFATGLLVVGLGKATRLLEYLQGERKVYHVKMQLGLITDTFDITGTVMETHEVNVEPEAVKSVILSFVGKYKQVPPAYSAKKYQGRKLYELAREGKIISLPPREVEIYSVTDLKIELPFAEFVVEVSSGTYIRSLCMDIGYALGCGATAVELRRLRVGKFRVEDSIPLSELRETRNVFPHLIRMEMVLDFPKVHVKDKQKISNGIQPKVEDLEKFDEFEKGDLVQIFHDNRLIAIAIAERSSSFIKTLIRQGRNERVLKLRKVFVERS; this is encoded by the coding sequence ATGATCAACTTCGAAACTCTTCAACAAAGTTGCGCAAAACTCGACGGAATTCTTTTGGTTGACAAGCCAAAGGGAATAACATCCCACGACGTGGTTGAAGAACTAAGAAAGATTACCGGTATCCAACAAATAGGTCACGCTGGTACGCTGGATCCATTCGCAACTGGTCTACTTGTGGTTGGACTTGGTAAGGCAACGAGGTTACTCGAGTACCTGCAAGGTGAACGCAAAGTCTACCATGTGAAAATGCAACTCGGACTGATAACCGACACGTTCGACATAACCGGCACCGTTATGGAAACACACGAAGTTAACGTGGAACCGGAAGCGGTAAAATCGGTTATACTGTCGTTCGTTGGTAAGTACAAACAAGTTCCACCAGCTTACTCGGCGAAGAAGTACCAGGGGAGAAAACTTTACGAACTTGCCAGGGAAGGGAAGATAATAAGCCTACCACCACGTGAAGTTGAGATTTATTCGGTGACCGACTTGAAGATCGAACTTCCGTTCGCCGAGTTCGTTGTGGAAGTCTCGTCCGGAACTTACATTCGGAGTTTATGCATGGATATTGGTTACGCGCTTGGTTGCGGTGCAACAGCGGTCGAGCTTCGAAGACTACGGGTCGGAAAGTTCCGGGTGGAAGACAGTATACCGCTTAGCGAATTGAGAGAGACTCGAAACGTATTCCCACACTTAATCCGGATGGAAATGGTGCTGGACTTTCCTAAGGTGCATGTGAAAGACAAACAAAAGATCTCAAACGGTATCCAACCGAAAGTTGAGGACCTGGAAAAGTTCGACGAGTTCGAAAAAGGCGACCTTGTCCAGATTTTTCACGATAACCGTCTGATAGCCATAGCGATCGCCGAACGTTCTTCAAGTTTCATCAAAACACTGATCAGGCAAGGTCGAAACGAAAGGGTCTTAAAACTGCGCAAAGTCTTCGTTGAAAGGAGTTAG
- the pheS gene encoding phenylalanine--tRNA ligase subunit alpha: MTEELSRILEEAREEIAKVSTSRELNDVRVKYLGKAGTVTSLMKRLKDLPPEERPNWGRMVNELKDEIERILEEKKAEIARLEKEELNRKLWADPTMPGTRRSLGHLHILTKVQEELEDIFISMGFSIVEGPEIEEPWYNFDALNTPEWHPARDLHDSFYINEKYLLRTHTSPVQIRTMLSRKPPLAIISPGRVYRRDYDATHLPMFTQMEGLYVDHDVTVRHLKYFLEEFARRLLGENTKVRLRPSYFPFTEPSFEVDIYFNNRWFEVLGAGMVHPNVFKNVGYDPERWRGLAFGLGIERIAMVKYGIKDIRDLIRNDVRFLENW, from the coding sequence ATGACCGAGGAACTGAGTAGGATACTCGAAGAGGCTCGCGAAGAAATTGCCAAGGTCTCGACGAGTCGAGAATTGAACGACGTGCGCGTTAAGTATTTAGGAAAGGCAGGAACAGTCACATCGCTAATGAAACGTCTCAAAGACCTACCACCAGAAGAAAGGCCGAACTGGGGCCGCATGGTCAACGAATTGAAGGACGAGATAGAGAGAATACTCGAAGAAAAGAAAGCTGAAATCGCTCGACTTGAAAAGGAGGAACTAAACAGAAAGCTCTGGGCCGACCCAACGATGCCGGGCACACGTAGAAGCCTTGGGCATCTTCATATACTCACGAAAGTACAGGAAGAACTCGAAGACATTTTCATCTCGATGGGCTTTTCAATCGTCGAGGGCCCGGAGATCGAAGAACCGTGGTACAACTTCGACGCACTCAACACTCCCGAATGGCACCCTGCTCGCGATCTGCACGATTCTTTCTATATAAACGAAAAGTACTTACTGCGCACCCACACATCTCCGGTACAGATAAGAACCATGCTCTCCAGAAAACCACCACTTGCAATAATATCTCCCGGTCGTGTCTACCGGAGAGATTACGACGCGACGCACTTGCCGATGTTCACGCAGATGGAAGGTCTTTACGTTGATCACGATGTCACCGTTAGACATCTGAAATACTTCCTTGAAGAGTTCGCAAGGAGACTGCTTGGTGAGAACACAAAAGTTCGTCTCAGACCAAGTTACTTTCCGTTCACAGAGCCGAGTTTCGAAGTGGACATATACTTCAACAACCGTTGGTTCGAAGTGCTCGGTGCTGGCATGGTCCACCCGAACGTGTTTAAAAACGTCGGGTACGACCCGGAAAGATGGCGTGGGCTGGCATTCGGTTTGGGAATCGAAAGGATTGCCATGGTTAAGTACGGAATTAAAGACATCCGTGATCTCATCAGAAACGATGTGAGGTTCTTGGAAAACTGGTAA
- a CDS encoding DUF368 domain-containing protein, translated as MLGEMVRSGVAGLLIGLANVIPGVSGGTMAVIVGVFERLINTVDGLTKLRLKRDDLLFLVVLGVGVVLGLLLGSKVLVFAFKTYPYYTYAFFYGLILFSLYDLKDQVKHFRIVEFLAGFFVVVFPYFLAHGGFVRDLGNLSTAELFVFIPLSGALAGASMVLPGLSGSLVLMLLGYYHQAIEIVSRFPLKITSKEILFLISLGVGILVGIVVIVRLLNLWFEKARSSIMNFILGLLTGSLYPITPGFHGTGNVVLLLVWISVGAGLLIVLKKLSYKRLSAI; from the coding sequence GTGCTTGGTGAGATGGTACGTTCCGGGGTGGCTGGACTACTCATCGGGCTTGCGAACGTGATTCCCGGTGTCAGTGGCGGAACGATGGCCGTAATTGTGGGTGTATTCGAAAGACTCATAAACACGGTGGATGGATTGACAAAACTTAGGTTGAAAAGGGACGACCTGCTGTTCCTTGTTGTTCTTGGTGTTGGTGTCGTACTCGGACTATTACTGGGGAGCAAAGTACTTGTGTTCGCGTTCAAGACATATCCTTATTACACTTACGCGTTTTTCTACGGGCTGATACTTTTCTCCCTGTACGATTTGAAGGATCAGGTAAAACACTTCAGAATCGTTGAGTTCTTAGCAGGTTTCTTTGTGGTCGTATTTCCGTACTTCTTAGCCCATGGTGGTTTTGTGAGAGATCTCGGAAATCTTTCAACCGCGGAACTTTTCGTCTTTATCCCACTCTCCGGGGCACTAGCGGGTGCTTCGATGGTGTTACCTGGACTGAGTGGTTCGCTTGTTCTCATGTTACTTGGGTATTATCACCAAGCGATCGAGATAGTCTCCAGGTTTCCGCTCAAGATAACGAGCAAAGAAATCTTGTTTTTGATTTCGCTTGGTGTTGGAATTCTGGTGGGCATCGTGGTCATAGTGCGATTACTGAACCTTTGGTTTGAGAAAGCCAGGAGTTCGATAATGAATTTCATCTTGGGACTCCTCACAGGTTCACTTTACCCGATCACCCCGGGGTTCCACGGGACCGGAAACGTCGTTTTGTTGTTGGTTTGGATTTCGGTGGGCGCGGGGTTGTTGATTGTATTAAAAAAGCTGAGCTACAAACGCTTGAGTGCTATTTAA